From Tripterygium wilfordii isolate XIE 37 chromosome 16, ASM1340144v1, whole genome shotgun sequence, one genomic window encodes:
- the LOC119981158 gene encoding BTB/POZ domain-containing protein At1g63850-like — MATTTTTRLELQPKKPKRRTCRETTISSSVSAINDTDPRFTGSLPRNPSRNLDTPTVVSSDNYWCCPASKPLHSANTSSKELDSPSTVKIRFSPGSLSPAMDFTGTTTSTTMTFSNGHHSPNDSSSFPSSFSKFNSALTAGLLNPMSPPPPSDKMARSSPTLFEMMASEPDVQPRTHQIPTTNPSRPPLPQQISAQDKQILIMQRITDLLVSRSPGNQFNDASSSDVKLILSSKDGISVSINVHRQILLVHSRFFAMKFSDRWAKQQRGSLPYVVEIADCDDVEVYMETLRLMYCRDLRKKLMKEDVSRVLGILKVSAAIGFDAGVLSCLEFLEAAPWTEDEEEKVASLLLELRLEGVGAGEVLKRVSVDVSNGGEEGSDNEGVLLKLLHVVLEGKDEKARREMKGLVSKLLHENSSQTDLRKEPLYSACDGCLKLLHHNFLGAARGNLEDVGQIARQADNLHWILDILIDREIAEDFLNKWASQSELSDAHSKVPAIHRYEVSRVTARLFVGIGKGQMLASKDVRCLFLQTWLVPFYDDFGWMRRACKGLDRHLIEDGLSSTILTLPLAWQQDILLAWFNRFLNSGEDCPNIQKGFEIWWRRAFWRRNGEQERTRPLRIMTATIEN; from the exons ATGGCAACCACCACCACTACTCGCCTTGAACTCCAACCCAAGAAGCCTAAACGCCGCACATGCCGTGAAACCACCATCTCCTCCTCTGTATCTGCTATCAACGATACTGACCCGCGGTTCACCGGGTCCTTGCCCCGTAACCCAAGCCGGAATCTTGACACACCTACCGTTGTCTCCTCAGACAATTACTGGTGTTGTCCGGCTTCTAAACCCCTACATTCAGCGAACACGAGTTCAAAAGAACTCGATTCCCCGTCTACAGTGAAGATCCGATTCTCTCCTGGCAGTCTATCACCGGCAATGGACTTCACCggcaccaccacctccaccactaTGACGTTCAGTAATGGACATCACTCTCCAAATGATTCTTCATCGTTCCCTTCGAGCTTCTCGAAGTTCAACTCTGCACTCACTGCGGGTCTCCTAAACCCGATGTCCCCTCCGCCTCCGTCCGACAAAATGGCCCGATCCAGCCCGACCCTTTTCGAAATGATGGCAAGCGAGCCCGATGTACAGCCCAGAACACACCAGATCCCCACAACCAACCCCTCTCGACCGCCTCTGCCACAACAAATTTCAGCTCAGGACAAGCAGATATTGATAATGCAGCGAATAACGGATCTATTGGTGAGTAGGAGTCCCGGGAATCAGTTCAACGATGCGAGCTCCAGTGATGTTAAATTGATTCTGAGTTCTAAAGATGGAATCAGTGTTTCCATAAATGTGCACAGGCAGATCTTGCTGGTGCATAGCAGGTTCTTCGCCATGAAGTTTTCGGATCGGTGGGCCAAACAACAGAGAGGGTCGTTGCCATACGTTGTTGAGATTGCGGATTGCGATGATGTGGAGGTTTACATGGAGACTTTGAGGTTGATGTACTGCAGGGATCTGAGGAAGAAGCTTATGAAAGAAGATGTTTCTAGAGTTCTTGGTATTTTGAAA GTTTCAGCCGCTATTGGATTTGATGCTGGGGTATTATCTTGTCTGGAATTCCTTGAAGCTGCACCATGGACcgaggatgaagaagagaaggTGGCTTCACTGTTATTGGAGCTGAGGCTTGAAGGAGTTGGGGCAGGAGAGGTCTTAAAGAGAGTTTCTGTTGATGTAAGCAATGGAGGTGAAGAGGGTAGTGACAACGAAGGAGTTCTTCTCAAACTTTTGCATGTAGTACTTGAAGGCAAAGATGAGAAGGCCCGGCGTGAGATGAAAGGACTAGTGTCAAAACTGCTTCATGAGAATTCTTCTCAGACTGATCTCCGCAAGGAGCCCTTGTACTCAGCTTGTGATGGGTGCTTGAAATTGCTTCACCACAACTTCCTTGGGGCAGCAAGAGGGAATTTGGAGGATGTTGGTCAGATTGCACGGCAGGCTGATAATTTGCATTGGATTTTGGATATATTGATTGATAGGGAGATAGCTGAGGATTTTCTGAATAAATGGGCTTCTCAGTCTGAGTTGTCTGATGCACATTCAAAAGTTCCAGCTATTCATCGATATGAGGTTAGCAGAGTTACAGCAAGGTTATTTGTTGGTATTGGAAAGGGGCAGATGTTGGCTTCCAAGGACGTGAGGTGCTTGTTTCTACAGACCTGGCTGGTGCCATTTTATGATGATTTTGGGTGGATGAGGAGGGCATGCAAAGGTCTTGATCGGCACTTGATTGAGGATGGTCTTAGCAGCACAATTCTCACCTTGCCTCTTGCTTGGCAGCAGGATATTTTGCTTGCTTGGTTTAATCGGTTTTTAAATTCTGGTGAAGATTGTCCAAATATACAAAAAGGATTTGAAATCTGGTGGAGGAGAGCTTTCTGGAGACGTAATGGTGAGCAGGAACGGACACGGCCTTTACGAATAATGACTGCGACCATTGAGAACTGA
- the LOC119980743 gene encoding zinc finger BED domain-containing protein RICESLEEPER 2-like, translated as MEEGSSQTPSTSTPPSVSESGIAAVGTTEPEDTSTEKEVEAAGTLPPRPGKKKSIVWDHFETMVVKGKGKRAVCNHCKHDYACNTTVNGTSTLRTHLLHYCPNSPIKEDKSQKTLSFEGKGNLVAHSFSKERSTLACVEMVIIDELPFRFVEGIGFKRFMKEVQPRFDPPSRSTVARKVWSVYLDRKATFKSIISSNNQRVSLTTDTWTSIQNVNYMALTAHFIDDDWKLHKRILNFCQITNHKGDAIGRLIERCLSDWGIERVFTITVDNASANDGAIRYVARQLRHWKTLLFEGNLLHMRCCAHIINLIVSDGLSEMHSSIKSIRKACKYTRSSPSWLEKFRQCLVLEKIDSKGLMPLECKTRWNSIYLMLEAALKVQRAFERLEEETTDYVRYFDSNDDDDDDENQQSKRRRVDDVRRKLMPPSASDWSYARVFVKFLKKFYDATLKLSSYKTVTANVPFREIYMMADALKKAMRSDDEFLKKVATSMKTKFDKYWGNIKDVNQVVVLAVVLDPRYKMDLVQWGFEFLEDEPTMIEGLVFRVKTLLFNMYEDYKKDTPGVAQWSMDATNENEGDVNEEEGDANLEMFMRRRKERDGVQIRNEVDKYLLEAAENPKNLAFNLLDWWKENQLRYPILSKIVRDIFAAPMSSVPSESAFSAGKRVVNPFRACLSPKTVEALICCNDWI; from the coding sequence ATGGAAGAGGGTAGTTCCCAAACTCCATCCACTTCAACACCTCCAAGTGTATCTGAGAGTGGTATTGCAGCTGTAGGGACAACAGAACCAGAGGATACATCAACTGAGAAAGAAGTTGAAGCTGCAGGGACACTCCCCCCACGTCCTGGTAAGAAAAAATCAATTGTATGGGATCATTTTGAGACAATGGTGGTAAAAGGGAAGGGGAAAAGGGCAGTTTGCAATCACTGTAAGCATGATTATGCATGTAACACAACAGTCAATGGGACTTCTACCTTGAGGACCCATTTGCTTCATTATTGTCCTAATTCTCCAATTAAAGAGGACAAGAGCCAAAAAACCCTTTCATTTGAGGGCAAAGGTAACCTAGTTGCACATTCATTTAGCAAGGAGAGGAGTACTCTAGCATGTGTGGAGATGGTTATAATTGATGAGCTCCCATTTAGGTTTGTGGAAGGGATAGGGTTTAAACGATTTATGAAAGAGGTCCAACCTAGATTTGATCCACCATCTCGTTCAACTGTTGCTAGGAAAGTTTGGAGTGTTTATCTAGATCGTAAGGCTACCTTTAAAAGTATCATCTCTAGCAACAACCAAAGAGTCTCTCTTACTACTGACACATGGACTTCCATTCAAAATGTCAACTATATGGCTCTAACAGCCCATTTCATTGATGATGATTGGAAGTTGCATAAAAGAATTCTGAACTTTTGTCAAATTACCAACCACAAAGGTGATGCCATAGGGAGACTTATTGAGAGGTGTTTGAGTGATTGGGGTATTGAAAGAGTGTTCACCATTACGGTTGACAATGCATCGGCTAATGACGGTGCTATTAGGTATGTTGCTAGACAATTGAGGCATTGGAAAACTTTGCTATTTGAAGGGAATCTTTTACACATGAGATGTTGTGCACATATCATTAATCTAATTGTTTCAGATGGGTTGAGTGAAATGCATAGCTCAATTAAGAGTATTCGCAAGGCTTGTAAGTATACAAGATCCTCTCCATCTTGGTTGGAAAAGTTTCGACAATGTTTAGTGTTGGAGAAGATTGATAGCAAAGGTCTTATGCCTTTAGAATGCAAAACTAGATGGAATTCCATTTATCTTATGTTAGAGGCGGCGTTGAAGGTGCAAAGGGCATTTGAGAGATTGGAGGAGGAGACCACTGATTATGTGCGTTATTTTGATagtaatgatgatgatgatgatgatgagaatcaGCAGAGTAAAAGAAGAAGGGTTGATGATGTAAGGAGGAAACTCATGCCTCCCAGTGCCTCAGATTGGTCTTATGCTAGGGTTTTTGTCAAGTTCTTAAAAAAATTCTATGATGCAACTTTGAAACTTAGTTCCTACAAAACGGTGACAGCTAATGTGCCTTTCCGTGAGATTTATATGATGGCTGATGCATTGAAAAAGGCAATGAGAAGTGATGATGAATTCTTAAAGAAGGTTGCAACTTCAATGAAAACAAAGTTTGACAAGTATTGGGGTAATATCAAAGATGTCAATCAAGTTGTGGTTCTTGCAGTGGTCCTTGATCCTCGTTACAAAATGGATCTAGTCCAATGGGGATTTGAATTCTTGGAAGATGAACCTACAATGATTGAAGGGTTGGTGTTTAGAGTGAAAACTCTCTTATTCAACATGTATGAAGATTATAAAAAGGATACTCCGGGAGTTGCTCAATGGAGTATGGATGCTACTAATGAGAATGAGGGGGATGTAAATGAAGAGGAGGGAGATGCAAATTTGGAGATGTttatgagaagaagaaaagagagagatggggTTCAAATTAGAAATGAAGTTGATAAGTATTTATTGGAGGCGGCCGAGAATCCTAAAAATCTTGCATTTAATTTGTTGGATTGGTGGAAAGAAAACCAATTAAGGTATCCAATTCTATCCAAGATTGTTAGGGATATATTTGCTGCTCCGATGTCAAGTGTGCCTTCAGAATCTGCATTTAGTGCTGGGAAGCGAGTTGTCAATCCTTTTCGGGCTTGTTTGAGTCCCAAAACAGTGGAGGCACTCATTTGTTGCAATGATTGGATTTGA